ATGTTATATAAATGTGTATATATATAATAATTTAGAGATTTAATTTATAAGGAAGGGAAACATGGATAAAAAATCATACAACCTTGAAAAAAGAATTCAATATCTTAAAGAAAAAGCCAAAGAAGTTCGAGTAAATATTATTGATATGATTTTTACAGCACAGTCAGGACATCCCGGAGGAGCCTTATCTGCAGCAGATATTATGACAGCATTATATTTTGATATTTTAAAAATTGATCCTAATAATCCACGCTGGCCTGATCGGGATCGCTTTATTCTATCTAAAGGGCATGCCTGTCCTGTCTGGTATTCCTGTCTTGCTATGAGGGGATATTTCCCTATGAAAGAATTAAAAACACTAAGAAAATTTGAAAGTATTTTACAAGGGCATCCTGATATGCGAAAGACTCCCGGTATTGATATGACTACAGGATCTTTGGGCCAGGGTTTAAGTCTTGGAGTGGGAATGGCTCTGGAAGGAAAATTAGTTAAAAAAAATTACCATATATATGTGGTTCTTGGTGATGGAGAAATTAACGAGGGGCAAGTATGGGAAGCAGCTGCCTCTGCCAGCAAGTATAAATTGGACAACCTTACTGCCATTGTAGATAAAAACAACTTACAAATGGACGGTTTTACTGAAAAAGTTATGCCTATGGACCCTATCGATAAGAAATTTGAGGCCTTTAACTGGCAGGTTATGACTATAAACGGACATAATATGAAGGAAATTTTAATTGCTTTGGAAGAGGTAAAAAAAATAAAAGGT
The nucleotide sequence above comes from Candidatus Atribacteria bacterium. Encoded proteins:
- a CDS encoding transketolase; translated protein: MDKKSYNLEKRIQYLKEKAKEVRVNIIDMIFTAQSGHPGGALSAADIMTALYFDILKIDPNNPRWPDRDRFILSKGHACPVWYSCLAMRGYFPMKELKTLRKFESILQGHPDMRKTPGIDMTTGSLGQGLSLGVGMALEGKLVKKNYHIYVVLGDGEINEGQVWEAAASASKYKLDNLTAIVDKNNLQMDGFTEKVMPMDPIDKKFEAFNWQVMTINGHNMKEILIALEEVKKIKGKPACIIVNTIKGKGVSFMENIRKWHGKAPNQREHEIAIKEIQGGNDDIK